Proteins encoded in a region of the Oncorhynchus gorbuscha isolate QuinsamMale2020 ecotype Even-year linkage group LG16, OgorEven_v1.0, whole genome shotgun sequence genome:
- the LOC123999158 gene encoding prolyl 4-hydroxylase subunit alpha-2-like isoform X2 encodes MRKHLSLRALALVCYCFWGIQAEVYTSIGQMTDLIYTEKELVQSLKEYIQAEESKLAAVKSWANKLDVLTLASTSDPEVYLAHPVNAYKLMKRLNTEWSELESLVLQDPSDGFISNMTVHRQYFPDEEDEKGAAKALMRLQDTYKLDSESFSKGKLPGVHHNAILTVDDCYDMGKTAYNEADYYHAVLWMQQALRQMDAGEEHVVSKADVLDYLSYSVYQMGDLPRAIELTRRLVAIDSSHQRAGGNLRYFEKLLSKQLKELNQEVQEPATEEPIQLGTYKRPKDYLPEREIYEGLCRGEGVKMTSARRSRLYCRYHDGNRNPRLLLQPMKEEDEWDSPHIVRYLNALSDSEIEKIKELAKPRLARATVRDPKTGVLTTANYRVSKSAWLEGEEDPVIERVNQRIEDITGLTTQTAELLQIANYGVGGQYEPHFDFSRRPQDIMVDGNRLATFLNYKDEPDAFKTLGTGNRVATFLNYMSDVEAGGATVFPDFGAAIYPKKGTAVFWYNLFRSGEGDYRTRHAACPVLVGCKWVSNKWIHERGQEFRRPCGLTEVD; translated from the exons ATGAGGAAACACCTGTCTCTCAGAGCCCTGGCTCTGGTTTGCTACTGCTTCTGGGGCATTCAGGCTGAAGTCTACACCTCTATAG GTCAAATGACAGACCtgatatacacagagaaggaGTTGGTTCAGTCCTTGAAAGAATATATTCAAGCAGAAGAGTCCAAGCTTGCTGCTGTGAAAAG CTGGGCTAACAAGCTGGACGTACTGACGCTTGCCTCCACCTCAGACCCAGAGGTCTACCTGGCCCACCCCGTCAACGCCTACAAGCTGATGAAGAGACTCAACACCGAGTGGTCCGAGCTGGAGAGCCTTGTGCTGCAGGACCCCTCAGATG GGTTCATCTCCAACATGACTGTACACAGGCAGTACTTCCCTGACGAGGAGGATGAGAAAGGTGCTGCCAAGGCACTGATGCGTCTCCAGGACACGTACAAACTGGATTCAGAGAGTTTCTCCAAGGGCAAACTGCCTG GCGTGCACCACAACGCCATCCTGACAGTGGATGACTGTTACGACATGGGGAAGACGGCGTACAACGAGGCAGACTACTACCACGCGGTGCTGTGGATGCAGCAGGCCCTCAGGCAGATGGATGCAGGGGAGGAGCACGTGGTGTCCAAGGCCGACGTCCTGGACTATCTCAGTTACTCCGTCTACCAGATGGGAGACCTGCCCCGTGCCATCGAGCTGACACGCCGCCTAGTGGCCATCG ACTCTAGCCACCAGAGGGCAGGAGGGAACCTGCGCTACTTTGAGAAGCTGCTATCCAAGCAGCTGAAGGAGCTGAACCAAGAGGTCCAGGAGCCGGCCACAGAGGAGCCCATCCAGCTGGGGACCTACAAGAGACCCAAGGACTACCTACCTGAGAGGGAGATCTACGAGGGCCTATGTAGGGGAGAGGGAGTCAAAATG ACCAGTGCGAGGCGCAGCCGGCTGTACTGCCGCTACCATGACGGGAACAGGAACCCTCGCCTGCTGCTCCAGCCCATGAAGGAGGAGGACGAGTGGGACAGCCCACACATCGTCCGCTACCTCAACGCCCTTTCAGACTCAGAAATTGAGAAGATTAAGGAGCTGGCCAAACCCAGG CTTGCGAGAGCGACTGTTCGAGACCCCAAAACAGGCGTTCTGACCACGGCGAACTACAGGGTGTCAAAAAG TGCCTggctggagggggaggaggacccTGTTATTGAGCGTGTCAACCAGAGAATCGAGGACATCACAGGCCTGACGACTCAGACTGCCGAGTTACTCCAG ATTGCTAACTATGGGGTCGGAGGACAATATGAGCCACATTTTGATTTCTCCAGG CGTCCTCAGGACATCATGGTCGATGGAAATAGACTTGCTACCTTCCTGAACTAC AAAGATGAACCTGATGCTTTCAAAACATTAGGCACTGGAAATCGTGTGGCTACTTTTTTAAATTAC ATGAGTGATGTTGAAGCGGGAGGAGCAACTGTGTTCCCAGACTTTGGAGCAGCTATCTATCCCAAAAAG GGAACTGCAGTCTTCTGGTACAACCTCTttaggagtggagagggagactacaggaccagacacgcTGCCTGTCCTGTGTTAGTGGGATGTAAATGGG TGTCCAACAAATGGATCCACGAACGAGGTCAGGAGTTCAGGAGGCCATGTGGCCTGACAGAAGTGGACTGA
- the LOC123999158 gene encoding prolyl 4-hydroxylase subunit alpha-2-like isoform X1, translating to MRKHLSLRALALVCYCFWGIQAEVYTSIGQMTDLIYTEKELVQSLKEYIQAEESKLAAVKSWANKLDVLTLASTSDPEVYLAHPVNAYKLMKRLNTEWSELESLVLQDPSDGFISNMTVHRQYFPDEEDEKGAAKALMRLQDTYKLDSESFSKGKLPGVHHNAILTVDDCYDMGKTAYNEADYYHAVLWMQQALRQMDAGEEHVVSKADVLDYLSYSVYQMGDLPRAIELTRRLVAIDSSHQRAGGNLRYFEKLLSKQLKELNQEVQEPATEEPIQLGTYKRPKDYLPEREIYEGLCRGEGVKMTSARRSRLYCRYHDGNRNPRLLLQPMKEEDEWDSPHIVRYLNALSDSEIEKIKELAKPRLARATVRDPKTGVLTTANYRVSKSAWLEGEEDPVIERVNQRIEDITGLTTQTAELLQIANYGVGGQYEPHFDFSRRPQDIMVDGNRLATFLNYMSDVEAGGATVFPDFGAAIYPKKGTAVFWYNLFRSGEGDYRTRHAACPVLVGCKWVSNKWIHERGQEFRRPCGLTEVD from the exons ATGAGGAAACACCTGTCTCTCAGAGCCCTGGCTCTGGTTTGCTACTGCTTCTGGGGCATTCAGGCTGAAGTCTACACCTCTATAG GTCAAATGACAGACCtgatatacacagagaaggaGTTGGTTCAGTCCTTGAAAGAATATATTCAAGCAGAAGAGTCCAAGCTTGCTGCTGTGAAAAG CTGGGCTAACAAGCTGGACGTACTGACGCTTGCCTCCACCTCAGACCCAGAGGTCTACCTGGCCCACCCCGTCAACGCCTACAAGCTGATGAAGAGACTCAACACCGAGTGGTCCGAGCTGGAGAGCCTTGTGCTGCAGGACCCCTCAGATG GGTTCATCTCCAACATGACTGTACACAGGCAGTACTTCCCTGACGAGGAGGATGAGAAAGGTGCTGCCAAGGCACTGATGCGTCTCCAGGACACGTACAAACTGGATTCAGAGAGTTTCTCCAAGGGCAAACTGCCTG GCGTGCACCACAACGCCATCCTGACAGTGGATGACTGTTACGACATGGGGAAGACGGCGTACAACGAGGCAGACTACTACCACGCGGTGCTGTGGATGCAGCAGGCCCTCAGGCAGATGGATGCAGGGGAGGAGCACGTGGTGTCCAAGGCCGACGTCCTGGACTATCTCAGTTACTCCGTCTACCAGATGGGAGACCTGCCCCGTGCCATCGAGCTGACACGCCGCCTAGTGGCCATCG ACTCTAGCCACCAGAGGGCAGGAGGGAACCTGCGCTACTTTGAGAAGCTGCTATCCAAGCAGCTGAAGGAGCTGAACCAAGAGGTCCAGGAGCCGGCCACAGAGGAGCCCATCCAGCTGGGGACCTACAAGAGACCCAAGGACTACCTACCTGAGAGGGAGATCTACGAGGGCCTATGTAGGGGAGAGGGAGTCAAAATG ACCAGTGCGAGGCGCAGCCGGCTGTACTGCCGCTACCATGACGGGAACAGGAACCCTCGCCTGCTGCTCCAGCCCATGAAGGAGGAGGACGAGTGGGACAGCCCACACATCGTCCGCTACCTCAACGCCCTTTCAGACTCAGAAATTGAGAAGATTAAGGAGCTGGCCAAACCCAGG CTTGCGAGAGCGACTGTTCGAGACCCCAAAACAGGCGTTCTGACCACGGCGAACTACAGGGTGTCAAAAAG TGCCTggctggagggggaggaggacccTGTTATTGAGCGTGTCAACCAGAGAATCGAGGACATCACAGGCCTGACGACTCAGACTGCCGAGTTACTCCAG ATTGCTAACTATGGGGTCGGAGGACAATATGAGCCACATTTTGATTTCTCCAGG CGTCCTCAGGACATCATGGTCGATGGAAATAGACTTGCTACCTTCCTGAACTAC ATGAGTGATGTTGAAGCGGGAGGAGCAACTGTGTTCCCAGACTTTGGAGCAGCTATCTATCCCAAAAAG GGAACTGCAGTCTTCTGGTACAACCTCTttaggagtggagagggagactacaggaccagacacgcTGCCTGTCCTGTGTTAGTGGGATGTAAATGGG TGTCCAACAAATGGATCCACGAACGAGGTCAGGAGTTCAGGAGGCCATGTGGCCTGACAGAAGTGGACTGA
- the LOC123998799 gene encoding prolyl 4-hydroxylase subunit alpha-2-like — MESNSLRRVILLLLIGWTFCAEETEFYSSTDHMMDLLVIERSLIQSLRDFITAQKQCIDRFNSVVEACGNASGDFPEDLEKHISNPFTAFKLVRRLRLERNIVEQVTKTCSSYIADFLANVSLVSQRLPSEKDMDGVALGLIRLQDIYRQLQIITVDVSGQVNVTPLDPDDSFHVAMVALQNHKFQYALLWLQETFRQLEDGIPALVTRREVLTYLGPLAFQMGNLPLALELTQQLQELDPSCTQTKVHLAYYRTLRESIRCGSQTQTPPWPLDAPVDILTLIKPASETSHESLCRGEGVKMTPRRQRTLRCRYSTGRGNPRLIYAPIKEEQEWDHPLIIRYHDLVSEREIETIKHLSRSKLDRAKVSDHVTGERFSAETRVAKSAWLADEDNPVISRVTQRMADLTGLDMEAAEMLQVANYGIGGQYEPHFDNKLTNDTDYMTRGGRIATILIYMSDVEVGGSTVFPDIGAALRPYKGSAVLWYNLLQNGEEDARTLHAACPVFVGNKWVANKWVRAHGQEFRRRCSLSQMD; from the exons ATGGAATCAAATAGTCTTCGCCGTGTGATTTTATTATTGCTGATAGGCTGGACTTTCTGTGCTGAAGAGACTGAGTTCTACTCCTCTACAG ATCACATGATGGATCTGCTAGTCATTGAGCGGAGTCTCATCCAGAGCCTCCGAGATTTCATCACAGCACAGAAACAATGCATAGACCGATTTAACAG TGTTGTTGAAGCCTGTGGAAATGCCTCTGGAGACTTCCCAGAGGATCTGGAAAAACACATCAGCAACCCTTTCACTGCATTCAAGCTGGTGCGAAGACTGAGGCTGGAGCGGAACATCGTGGAACAAGTTACCAAGACATGTTCTTCATATATTGCAG ATTTCCTGGCTAATGTATCATTGGTCTCCCAGCGGCTCCCCAGTGAGAAGGACATGGATGGGGTTGCACTGGGTCTTATACGtctacaggacatatacagacaACTGCAAATCATTACAGTGGATGTGTCAG GACAGGTAAATGTGACACCCTTGGATCCAGATGACTCCTTCCACGTTGCCATGGTGGCCCTGCAGAACCACAAGTTCCAGTATGCCCTGCTCTGGCTCCAGGAGACCTTCAGGCAGCTGGAGGATGGCATCCCAGCCCTGGTGACCAGGAGAGAGGTTCTGACCTACCTGGGTCCCCTAGCCTTTCAGATGGGTAACCTGCCTTTAGCATTGGAGCTAACGCAACAGTTGCAGGAACTGG ACCCCAGTTGCACGCAGACCAAGGTGCACCTGGCCTACTACAGAACCCTGAGAGAGAGCATCCGGTGTGGGAGCCAGACACAAACACCCCCATGGCCCTTAGATGCACCAGTGGACATCTTAACACTAATCAAACCAGCAAGCGAAACCTCACACGAATCTCTTTGCAGAGGGGAGGGCGTCAAAATG ACCCCGAGGAGACAGAGGACATTGCGGTGCAGGTACAGCACTGGTAGAGGCAACCCTCGACTCATCTATGCACCTATAAAAGAGGAGCAGGAATGGGACCATCCACTAATAATACGCTATCATGACCTTGTATCTGAAAGGGAGATTGAGACCATAAAACACCTATCCCGATCAAAG CTTGACAGAGCAAAGGTGTCAGACCATGTGACAGGGGAAAGATTTTCAGCTGAAACCCGTGTGGCTAAAAG TGCATGGCTGGCTGACGAGGACAACCCTGTCATCTCCCGTGTTACCCAGAGAATGGCTGACCTGACTGGGCTGGACATGGAGGCAGCAGAGATGCTCCAG GTTGCAAATTATGGGATTGGGGGCCAATATGAACCACACTTCGACAACAAG TTGACCAATGACACAGACTACATGACGAGGGGTGGCAGGATCGCAACGATCTTAATCTAT ATGAGTGATGTGGAAGTGGGTGGATCGACTGTGTTCCCTGATATAGGTGCTGCTCTACGACCGTACAAG GGTTCAGCGGTGCTGTGGTACAACCTTTTgcagaatggagaggaggacgCGAGGACCTTACACGCTGCATGTCCTGTATTTGTGGGCAATAAATGGG TTGCCAATAAATGGGTGAGGGCCCACGGACAGGAGTTCAGGAGAAGATGCTCTTTGTCCCAGATGGACTGA